The sequence below is a genomic window from Sorangiineae bacterium MSr12523.
GGAGGAGTTGCTCGCCGGGCCCTTCACCCAGCTCGCCTTCGTGTGCACGACACGACCGCGGGCGCTCAAAGGAATCGAACTCGGTCACGAACGCGTTCGCCGGATCGCCACGGCATTGCCTTCCCTTGCTCAGGTTCTGTCGTTCCCGTGAACACCCGCGCACGAAATCCGGTAAAACCGTTCCCCCACCTCAAACAAACGGTGATGGCAATATGAAAGTACTGATTTCCTCCATCGGCTCACGCGGCGATGTGCAACCGCTCCTGGCGCTCGCACTCGAATTGCGGGCGCTGGGAAACGATGTGAGCTTGTGCGTAGCCCCGAACTTCAAAGAATGGGTGGAGTCATTCGGGCTACGTTGCATTCCGATAGGGCCGGATTTGAAGACCATGCAAGGCGGTGCGGCCCAGACCAAAGACGGTAAGCCGGTCAAGCCCACCATGAAGCAAATGAAGGAGATGGCCGCTTCCACCGTTCGCGACCAATTCCAGGTGCTCACCGAGGCCGCCCGCGGCTGCGACCTCATCGTTGCTGCAACCGCATTGCAAATTGCGGCGCGCTCGATCGCCGAAACGCTCAAGATCCCCTACGTATTCGTGGGCTTTTCGCCGTCGGTGTTCCCGTCGCCCGATTATCCGCCCCACGCCCCGCCGCCCCTGGGGTTCCAATATCCGCGGGGGCTGCCGTCGTTTGCCAATCGTCTTCTCTGGAAGATGGACGGCTGGATGTTCAGCGTGGCATTCCTCACGACATTGAACGAGGAGCGCGCCAAATTGGGTTTGCCCCGCGTCGAAAATGTCCAGCGCCATGTCTTCACGGATCGCCCGTGGCTTGCCGCGGACCCCGTCTTGGCACCGGCCGCTCCGGCCGCGGACCTGGAGATTGTCCAGACCGGAGCCTGGCTTCTGCCGAATCAAAGCGCGTTGCCGGACGAACTCGAGAAATTCCTCTCCGGCGGCGAGCCTCCCGTCTATTTCGGTTTTGGCAGCATGCAGGCGGCGGACCAAACGGGAAAGCTGCTCATCGATGCCGCGCGGGCAGCGGGGCTTCGTTCGATTCTTTCACAAGGATGGGGAAATCTCCGTCTCGCCGACGCTGGCGCCGATTGCATCTCCATCGGGGACGTCAATCACGAAAAGCTATTTCCCCGGGTGGCGGCGGTGGTGCACCACGGCGGGGCAGGGACGACGACCACGGCATCGAAATCCGGAAGTCCGCAAGTCATCGTGCCGCACATTTACGATCAGTATTATTTTTCGCGAAGGGTGCAAGAATTGGGGGCAGGGGTCCCGTGCTCCGCCCGCAAAGCCTTGACCTCGGAAGGATTGGCCTCTGCGCTGCGCGAATGTTCTCGGCCGGAAATCAAAGAGGGGGCCCGCGCCCTGGCAGCCCGCATCGTGCCCGATGGGGCGAAAATCGCCGCACAGCGGTTGGTCAGTGAATTTGGAAAACACCGTCTCAATGGCGAAGGCCTCGAGGCGCAGCATCACCTAGGTTCTTTGTGATGGTCGCGCGCCCCGCACTGTGCGCACGTACTGCGATGTGCGGGGCGCGTTCGTCGAGAATAGCTATTTGTGGTAGTCGAAATAACAACGATTGAATCGGTGTCCGGACATCGATAGGTCCACCCGATAAGCCTCGTGAACGATTCGAAACATTCTTGTCATGTGATTGGATGACACCGTTTTTGGTACGGTGATATCAAATCCGATTGAACGGATTTCCACGTTGCGATGCATCACAAGACGTTCCATCATCGACGATCGCGTCAGGTCTCGGAAAGTATCCAATGGAATTCACTGAGAATTCAGTACGGATGGAGCACTCTGCCCGAACGTTGCACCGGCTGCTGCATGGTTTGATGTGCATGCAACTACGGTCACTGGGATTGTTCGAAGCGTCATCGTTGGATGCTTGGAAGCAACGGGTCGAACTTCCTGCGCTCTACGAGCGCTGGCTGCAGGAGAGTCTGCGCGCGTTGCAGGAGCATGGAACCATCCGCGTGGAAAACGGGCGTTGCACCTTGCGGGATCCCGAGGTTGCTTCTGGTGCTGCGCTGTGGTCGGAGTGGGAGACGAATCAACGCGAATGGCGAAATGATCCGGCATTGAGCGCGCAAGTGCAGCTGCTGGATGCGACATTGCGCGCCCTGCCCGAGATTCTCACCGGCCGGAAACGCGCGACCGACGTTCTCTTTCCCGATTCGTCGATGCATTTGGTGGAGGGTATCTACAAGCGCAATCGCGGGGCGGATGCGTTCAATGCCGTGGTCGCCGACATCGTGGTCGCCTTCGTGGAGGCCCGGATCCGGCAAGACCCCGAGGCGCGCGTTCGCATCCTGGAGATTGGCGCGGGCACTGGCGGAACGAGCGAGGGCGTGCTCGAGCGCCTCGCACCCCATGCAGGCTCGGTGGCCGAATACGGCTATACCGATTTGTCCAAAGCGTTTCTCCTGCACGCGCAGGACCACTACGCGCCTCGGTATTCGTACCTGAAGACGGCCATCTTCAATGTCGAGCAACCGCTCGCCGAACAGGGAATTTCTGCAGGGGTCTACGATGTGGTCATCGCGGCGAACGTGCTGCATGCGACCAAGAATATCCGCGTGACGTTGCGCAATGCCAAAGCGGCGTTGCAAGGCAACGGGGTGCTGGTGCTCAACGAGCTCCATGGTCGCAATCTCTTTACGCACCTCACGTTTGGGCTGCTCGAAGGGTGGTGGCTGTACGAGGACGAGGCCTTGCGCCTCCCGGGCACCCCGGCGCTGACGTTCGAAGGATGGGAACGCGCCCTGGAAGCGGAAGGCTTTCACTCGGTCGCGCGCGCCGCGGAGGGGCAGGGGCAGCAGATCATCGTGGCCCAGAGCGACGGTGTGATTCGCCAGCCTGCGACACGCGCACCCCGTCCAGAGGTTCGCCACGAGGTTCGTCGTGAGATCCCACGCGCTCCGGAGCCGACCCATGGGATCGACGACCGCGCGGTGCGCGAGCACATTTTGCAGACGCTGCTCGATCAATTGAGTGCCACGTTGAGGATGGAGCGCGATGCGATCGATCCCGACGAGTCTTTTGCCGATTACGGGCTCGACTCGATCATGGGTGTCCGCACGACGGACGCGATCAACAAGGCGCTGTCGATCAAGCTGACCACCACCAGCGTGTTCGATTACCCAAGCACCAACAAGCTTGCGGGGCACATTTTTGCCGAGTACCGCGATGGCATCGCAGCGCTGCTCTCGGCGGCCTCGCCGGAGCCAGCGCCGAAGGAAGCGCAGGCCCCGCGGCGATTCCCCGCGGTGACGAAGCCGGCGAGCCCGGCGCCCGAGACCAAGGCGTCATCGCCGCGGGAATCGATAGCTATCATCGGCATGAGCGCCCGCTATGCGCGGGCCAACACCGTGGACGAGCTTTGGGAGCATCTCGCACGGGGCACGGAGCTCACGGAGACGATCACCCGTTGGGACCTCGCCCGCGAGTACGCGGCGGCCAACATCGAAAACGGTTGCCTACGCGGTGGCTTCCTCCAGGAGATCGAGCACTTCGATCACCTGTTTTTCAACATCTCGGGCATCGAAGCGACCTACATGGACCCGCAGCAGCGGTTGTTCCTGCAGGAGGGCTGGCGGGCCTTGGAGGACGCAGGCTACGCGGGTCTAAGCATCGAGGGCCACCGTTGCGGCGTGTACGTCGGCTGCAACGGCGGCGACTATTCGCAGCTTTTCAAAGACGATGCCTCGACGCCCCCGGAGGCGATGATGGGGAGCGCCGCGTCGATACTCTCGGCGCGCATTGCCTACAGCCTCGACCTACGGGGCCCGGCCATGACCATCGACTCGGCCTGCTCCAGCTCCCTGGTGGCGATGCACCTCGCTTGCCAGGCTTTGCGCGCCGGGGAAGTCGACTTGGCACTGGCCGGTGGCGTCTACTTGCAGTGCACCCCCAGCTTTTATGTGATGGCGTCGCGCACGGGAATGCTCTCCCCGAATGGCCGCTGCCACACCTTCGACGATCGCGCGGATGGCTTCGTGCCCGGTGAGGGCGTGGGCGCCGTGCTGCTCAAGCGCCTGAGCGATGCGATCGCCGACGGCGATCCCGTGCGGGCGATCATCCGCGGCTCGGCGATCAACCAGGATGGCACGACGAATGGCATCACCGCCCCGAGCGCCCTGTCCCAGGAGCGGTTGGAGCGCGAGGTGTACGAGACCTTTGGCATCCACGCCGAAGAGATCCAGATGGTGGAAGCCCATGGCACCGGAACGAGGCTCGGCGATCCCATCGAGTACCAGGCGCTGACCAAAGCTTTCCGCAAAGATACGGACAAGAAGCACTTCTGCGCGATTGGCTCGATCAAGACCAACATCGGGCACACCACCGCGGCCTCCGGGTTGGCCGGTGTCGTCAAGTGCGTGCTTGCGCTGCAACACCGACGCATCCCGCCGTCGTTGCATTTCGAGCGGGGCAATTCGCATATCGATTTCGAGAATAGCCCTTTCTACGTCAACACCACCTTGCGCGATTGGGAGACGGCGCCCGGTCAGCGGCGCTTGGCGGCCGTGAGCTCGTTTGGAATGAGCGGCACCAACGCGCACATGGTTCTCGAAGAGGCACCGCCCGCCCATCGCACACACGGCGAGCGTCCCGGCTACCTCGTCGTGCTCTCCGCCCGAACGGCGGGCCAGCTCGAGGAGCAGGTCGAGCGGCTACGGCGGCACGTCGAAGAGAACCCGGCCCTCGACCTCGGCAACGTCGCATATACGCTGCTCGTCGGGCGCAAGCACCTCGAGCATCGTCTGGCCTGCGTCGCCCGCGACACGAACGAGTTGATCGGCTTGCTCCGGGATGGGCGCGCCAGGGGCAAGGTGTACGTCTCCGTGCCGACCGGAAAGCTTCGCGAACAGGAATCGCGGTTGCAAACCGGAAACGAGTGCATCGAGCAGTGCGCCCGTGGCGTGTCGGACGGTGAATACGTGCAACGGCTGTCGACGCTCGCCGAGCTGTATGCACAGGGCTACCGTCTGGGCTACGAGCGCCTCTTTGCGGGCGATGGATACCGCCGGATCCCGCTGCCGACGTATCCGTTCGAGAAGCGCCGTTGCTGGGTCGAGGCCGAGGAGAAAAAGGCCATTCCCATCAAGGAGGATGGTTCGCGCAACGGCATCAAAGAGCGGGTCAAGACGGAGTTTTGCCGCATCTTGCGGCTTCAATCGGGCGACTTTGGCTACGACACCGCGTTTGGCGATCTGGGCGTGAGCTCGATCAATGCCATCGAGCTCGTGGACGCGATCAATCGCCTCTTCGGGCTGCAGCTGCCGAGCAGCGTGGTGTTCGAATTCAGCAGCATCCGTTTGCTGGCGGATTACGTGCTCCGGTCTCTGCCGGCAAAGCCGGAGGCGGTCGCCGATAAGTTCGAACCCGCGATCGAACCCGCGGGCGAGCCCGCGAGGCCCGTCGTGACGCCGGCGCCCAAGGATGACGGCGCCATTGCCATCATTGGACTATCGTCCCGGTGCGCGGGGGCGCGCAATGCGGCGGAATTCTGGGAGCTCGTTCGCGACGGGCGCGAATGCGTCGACTTTGCCCAAGACGAACAATGGCGCGACGTGCTCGCGAGCCACGGCCTCGACCGCGTCATCCGCTACGGTGCCATGGCGGAGACGGAATGCTTCGATAGCGCCTTTTTCAGCATCTCGCCGCGCGAGGCGCAGGCCATGGACGGTGTGCAGCGCATCGCCCTCGAGGCCTGTTATGCGGCCATCGAGGACGCCGGTTACGCGCCCGGTTCCCTCGGCGGGCAGGACGTGGCCGTCATTCTCGGTGCCGTGCAATCCACTGCGCCCAACGCGGAGCCCACGCATTTCTCCATGTTGGGAAATGACAATGGCATCCTGGCCGCGAGGACCTCGTATTTCCTGAATCTCAAAGGGCCCGCGCTGGCCATCAACACCACGTGCTCCTCGTCGCTGGTGGCTATTCACCTCGCATGCCAAAAGCTCCAGGCGTACCAGGTGGATGCCGCAATTGCCGGCGGAATCACCGTGTTCAATCACCCGATCGGCTTCGTGTCGATGCAGAGCGCGGGGATGCTTTCGCCCAAAGGTCGATGCAGGCCCTTCGATCACGAGGCGGATGGCACCGTGGTCGGGGATGGCGTGGGCATCGTCGTTCTGAAGCGCCTCGCGGACGCGCAAGCCGACAATGACCGAATCTATGGCGTGATTCGAGCCAGTGGCACGAACCAGGACGGCAAAACATCGGGCATTACGGTGCCCAGTTTCCTGTCGCAAAGCCGTTTGGTCGAATCCGTTTACCGGCGGTCCAACATTCCCGCCGAGGATATTCAGTACGTCGAGGCCCACGGCACGGGCACCAAACTGGGCGACCCGATCGAGATTCATGCGCTGAGCGAGGCTTTTCGTCAATTCACCGACAAAAAGCAATTTTGCGGCATTGGCGCGTTGAAGGCGAACATCGGCCATACGACGGCGGCATCCGGGGTGCTGGGCCTCATCAAGGTGTGCCTGAGCATGCAGCACGGGCAGATGCCGCCGAGCATCCACTACGAGCAGCCAAACCCGCACATCGACTTTGCAAACAGCCCGGTGTACGTGAATACGCAGTTGAAACCCTGGCCGGTGAACGCGCGTGGATCGCGCCTCGCGGCGATTAGCTCCTTCGGCTTCAGCGGCACCAATGCGCACCTCGTGGTGGAGCAATACGTGAATATACCACGCAACGGGGTCGGGCGAGGGCCCGCGCTCGTGGTGCTCTCCGCGCGCAACGACGATCGGCTGATGGCGCGGGCCGAGCAGTTGCTTGCGGCGCTTCGGGACCGAGACGAAGGCGAGCTGCACGATCTTGCCTACACCCTGCAGGTGGGAAGGGACGCGATGGAGAGCCGTGTCGGCTTCATCGTCGACTCCTTGTCGGCGCTGCAGCAGGAGCTCCAGCGCTTCGTGGGGGGGGAGACGTCCGCGGCCATTCGGGCCAAGGGCCACGGCGATTCGAGCCTCACGGAGGATGAGCAGTCCCTCATCGCGGAGGATTGCATCGCGCACGCGAAGTGGCCGCGGCTGATGGACCTTTGGGCGCGTGGATTCAATGTCGATTGGCGACGCCTCTATGGCCAGGTCAAGCCTAGGCGCCTCGCACTGCCGACGTATCCCTTTGCGCGGGAGCGCTATGCGGTGCAGATCGCGAGCCCGCCGGCGGCGAGTGCGCTCGATTCGGGCGATTCCCGTGCGCTGCACCCTCTGTTGCACCGAAATACCTCGGACTTCGAGGTGCAGCGCTTTGCGTCGACGTTTGGCGGCGCCGAAAGCTTCTTGCGCGACCACGTCGTCGGTGGCCAAAAGGTATTGCCCGGCGTTTGCTACTTGGAAATGGCCCGTGCGGCGGTCGTGGCCTCCCTCGGCGACGTCGCACCGAATCATCCGGTGCACGTGCGGCTCGAGAACGTCGTCTGGCTGCGGCCGATCGTGGTCGACCAGCCCGCCGAGGTCCAAATTCGGTTGACGGCGCAGGAGTCGGGCGAGATCGATTTCGAAGTCGTGACGGAAGCGGCCGTGCACGCCCAAGGGCGGGCCGTTTTGTTCGAGGGCGAAGAACCCGAGCCCGACGCCTCGGAGTTCCAGGCGGTGCTCGCGGGCCGGGAGCAATCGATCGGCGCGGATCGTTGCTACGAAGCTTACCAGACCATGGGCATCGCCTACGGTCCGGCGCACCGCGGTTTGCGGACCCTCGGTGTGCGCCGAAAGGGCGCCGGCGAGCTGCAGGTCATCGCGGAAATCGTGCTGCCCGCGTGCGTGGCGGACACCCACGAGCAATTCGTCGTGCACCCCAGCGTGCTCG
It includes:
- a CDS encoding glycosyltransferase yields the protein MKVLISSIGSRGDVQPLLALALELRALGNDVSLCVAPNFKEWVESFGLRCIPIGPDLKTMQGGAAQTKDGKPVKPTMKQMKEMAASTVRDQFQVLTEAARGCDLIVAATALQIAARSIAETLKIPYVFVGFSPSVFPSPDYPPHAPPPLGFQYPRGLPSFANRLLWKMDGWMFSVAFLTTLNEERAKLGLPRVENVQRHVFTDRPWLAADPVLAPAAPAADLEIVQTGAWLLPNQSALPDELEKFLSGGEPPVYFGFGSMQAADQTGKLLIDAARAAGLRSILSQGWGNLRLADAGADCISIGDVNHEKLFPRVAAVVHHGGAGTTTTASKSGSPQVIVPHIYDQYYFSRRVQELGAGVPCSARKALTSEGLASALRECSRPEIKEGARALAARIVPDGAKIAAQRLVSEFGKHRLNGEGLEAQHHLGSL